The following proteins come from a genomic window of Gossypium raimondii isolate GPD5lz chromosome 5, ASM2569854v1, whole genome shotgun sequence:
- the LOC105768362 gene encoding ABC transporter G family member 9: MEEVSDIEAAETRAEDQFKANAIFKVTNQQVVLKFIDVVYTIKLRKVGKLFEKNPSSDDNKVILNGISGMVQPGEMLAMLGPSGSGKTTLLTALGGRLGGHLNGTITYNGKPFSNSMKRKTGFVTQDDVLYPHLTVTETLIFTALLRLPNSFTKQDKIMHAEAVIDQLGLTKCKNSIIGEPFLRGVSGGERKRVSIGQEMLINPSLLFLDEPTSGLDSTTAQRIVSTLLDLTEGGRTVVLTIHQPSSRIFYMFHKVLLLCDGNPLYFGQGSATMDYFSSIGYVPSVAMNPSDFLLDLANGDSPNELMKEQTLVKKTLIGAYGMKIADKLKEDLQDMSNEPAPDELENKKLAMWPTTWWQQFIVLLQRGVKERKHESFSGLNIAEVLIVAVLSGLLWWKINISHLQDQIGLLFFTSGFWGFYPLFQAIFTFPRERMMLEKERSSGTYRLSSYFISRITADLPMELILPTVFITITYWMAGLKPTATNFFHTLFVLLFSVLVSQGLGLALGAMVMDLKSATILGSVIMLTFFLAGGYYIQHVPPFIAWIKYMSISHHTYKLLLGSQYKPNETYPCGDHMKTCLIGDFQGIKSVGLNGQVVSAVALAIMLVMYRLIAYLALMRIGVTKKLEN, encoded by the exons ATGGAGGAAGTGTCGGATATTGAAGCAGCTGAAACTCGGGCTGAAGATCAGTTCAAAGCCAACGCCATATTTAAGGTTACAAATCAACAGGTTGTTCTAAAG TTTATCGATGTGGTGTATACGATCAAATTACGGAAAGTAGGTAAATTATTCGAAAAAAATCCGAGTTCTGATGATAATAAAGTGATCTTAAATGGGATCAGTGGGATGGTTCAACCAGGGGAAATGTTAGCCATGCTTGGTCCATCAGGTAGTGGCAAAACAACTCTATTAACAGCATTGGGAGGTCGTCTAGGAGGTCACCTAAATGGCACCATAACTTACAATGGCAAGCCATTCAGCAATTCAATGAAGCGAAAAACCGGATTCGTAACTCAAGATGATGTCCTTTACCCTCATTTAACCGTGACCGAAACCCTCATTTTCACCGCTCTACTTCGATTACCGAATAGTTTCACCAAACAGGACAAGATCATGCATGCTGAAGCAGTGATCGATCAACTCGGACTAACAAAGTGCAAAAATAGCATAATTGGTGAACCATTCTTGAGAGGTGTTTCGGGTGGGGAACGTAAAAGGGTTAGTATAGGTCAAGAAATGCTTATAAACCCGAGTTTGTTGTTCTTAGACGAGCCAACGTCCGGTCTGGATTCGACCACGGCTCAACGGATCGTGTCTACATTGTTGGATCTTACTGAAGGTGGAAGAACAGTTGTGCTAACGATACACCAACCATCGAGTAGGATATTTTACATGTTTCATAAGGTTTTGCTGTTATGTGATGGTAACCCTCTATATTTTGGACAAGGATCGGCAACCATGGATTATTTTTCAAGCATTGGATATGTACCATCAGTTGCTATGAACCCTTCAGATTTCCTTCTCGATCTTGCAAACG gtgaTTCACCAAATGAGCTAATGAAGGAGCAAACCCTGGTGAAGAAAACATTGATTGGTGCTTATGGGATGAAAATTGCAGACAAACTAAAGGAAGATCTTCAAGATATGAGCAATGAACCAGCTCCTGATGAATTGGAAAACAAGAAGCTTGCAATGTGGCCCACAACTTGGTGGCAACAATTCATTGTATTGCTTCAAAGGGGTGTAAAAGAAAGGAAACATGAATCATTCTCTGGTTTGAACATTGCTGAGGTCCTTATTGTAGCTGTGCTTTCAGGTTTATTATGGtggaaaattaatatttctcaCTTGCAAGACCAG ATTGGACTCCTCTTCTTTACTTCaggattttggggtttttaCCCTCTATTTCAAGCCATATTCACCTTCCCTCGAGAACGTATGATGCTCGAAAAAGAACGATCTTCGGGGACATATCGGCTCTCTTCGTATTTCATTTCAAGGATCACAGCTGATCTCCCTATGGAACTTATTCTTCCCACAGTTTTCATCACCATAACATATTGGATGGCAGGGCTTAAACCCACAGCAACCAATTTCTTCCACACATTATTTGTACTTCTTTTTAGTGTCCTAGTCTCTCAAGGCCTAGGACTAGCCCTTGGTGCCATGGTTATGGACTTAAAATCGGCCACCATTCTCGGTTCGGTCATCATGCTCACTTTCTTCCTCGCCGGGGGTTACTACATCCAACATGTCCCACCATTCATAGCATGGATCAAATACATGTCCATTAGCCATCACACATACAAACTCTTGTTGGGGTCTCAATACAAGCCAAATGAAACATACCCTTGTGGTGATCATATGAAGACTTGCTTGATTGGTGATTTTCAGGGTATAAAATCTGTTGGCCTCAATGGGCAAGTTGTGTCTGCCGTTGCATTGGCTATTATGCTTGTTATGTACCGATTGATTGCTTATTTGGCCCTCATGAGAATTGGAGTCACTAAAAAACTAGAGAATTAG